The genomic DNA CCGGTCTACCTGCATCTTATAGCCGGCAAAAAGGAATATGTAGTTGCTGTAGACCAGGGGTTCAACATCAACCCTACAAATGAATTCCTGAAGTCGGTTGAAAAACGTTTCGGAAAGGACACCGTATCATTTAACTGATACAATTTCCGGGTCTTTACATTATGCTTAGAGAACTGCTTGACTTTGAGAAACCCCTGATTGAGATAGAAGAGAAGATAGAAAAACTTCAAAGCTATGTCAAAGGTGATGACCCGCGCATACATTCAGAGATTGAGAAACTGACAAAACGTTCACAACTCCTTCTTGAAAAATTGTATTCAAACCTCACTCCATGGCAGAAGACCCTCGTTGCCAGACATCCATCGCGCCCTACAACCATTGATTACATCAATGCCTTTATTTCTGATTTCCTGGAACTGCACGGTGACAGGCGCTATGCAGACGACCCTGCAATAATCGGAGGCATTGGTAATCTTGGCCAAAGGCCTATAGTCGTGATAGGACATCAGAAGGGAACAGGTACAAGGGATAAGATCTACAGAAATTTCGGCATGCCAAATCCTGAGGGCTACAGAAAGGCCCTGCGGCTGATGCGGCTTGCAGAAAAGTTTCACAAACCAATCATAACATTTATTGATACACCCGGCGCATATCCTGGTATCGGCGCTGAGGAGCGTGGACAGGCAGAGGCTATTGCAAGAAACCTGTTTGAAATGTGCCGTCTTAAGGTGCCGATTATTGTGTCAGTTATAGGAGAAGGAGGCAGCGGAGGCGCCCTCGCCCTTGGAGTGGGAGACCGCATCATGATGCTGGAACATGCCATTTACTCTGTCATATCCCCCGAAGGATGCGCAGCAATCCTCTGGGGCGATGGAACACGCGCAATGGAAGCTGCCGAGACGCTCAAACTCACTGCACAAAATCTCAGGAAGCTTGGTGTTATAGATGTCATCATAAAAGAGCCGCTTGGCGGCGCTCACAGGGATGCCTTTATTGCTGCAGAAAACCTCAGGGAGGCAGTGATCAAGGCATTGAAAGAGATTGAAACCATTCCGGGCGACAAGCTCGCAGCTATGCGATATGAGAAATTCAGAAAGATGGGTACATTTAATGAACAGTGAATATAGGAGGGATTTAAAATGGCAAAAACAGTAGGGCCGCAATGCCAGAGCTGCGGCATGCCAATCCAGGATCCAAAGGATTTTGGTACAACCGCATCCGGCGTCAAGAACCTTGATTATTGTCGTTTCTGTTATCAATTGGGCAAATTTACTGAGCCAGACCTGACTCTTGAACAAATGATCGAGAAGTGTACAGGCATAGCTGCTACCAAACGTAATATGTCACCGGAAAAGGCAATGGAAATCGTAAGTGATTATATGCCGAGGCTTAAGAGATGGTATAAAAAGAAAACTGTATAGCGGTGAAAATCCCCCTTAGTCCCCCTTTTTCAAAGGGGGAAATTGCTTCCTCTCTTTACCAGGTTGGGAAATCAGGTCCCCCCTTTTGTAAAGGGGGGATGGGGGATTTGATTTGGGATTTCAGGTGAAAGACAGCGACATCCATGATGTAATACGTATCCTGCGGAAAGAGGTTGCAAAATGGGAAGCACCGGCAGTAACAAGAGTTGCTGAAAAGACCAGGGATCCATTTAAGGTCCTTATATCCTGCATACTTAGCCTGCGGACACGGGACACGACAACTGCAGAGGCAAGCCGCAGACTCTTCTCCATGGCTGATACGCCAGCAATGATGCTTAACTTATCTGTTAGCGAAATCGAAAAGGCCATCTACCCTGCCGGCTTCTACAGGACAAAGGCAAGGAATATCATTGATATCTGCAAGACCCTGAAAGAGTCATACAATTCAACTGTACCCGATTCAATTGATGAGCTACTCAAATTGAAAGGCGTCGGCAGAAAAACTGCAAACCTCGTAGTAACGATTGGATATGACAAGGACGGTATCTGTGTGGACACGCACGTTCACAGGATATCCAACCGCTGGGGTTATATAAATACAAAATCACCTGATAAATCAGAAGAGGCCCTGCGCAGGAAATTGCCCCGCAGGTACTGGAAGATATACAATGATCTCCTTGTCACGTTCGGTCAAAACCTGTGCAGGCCCGTATCCCCATTATGTAATCAATGCAGCATTACAAAGTATTGCGACAGTTTTCCTCTTAAAGCTGGAAAAGGTAGATAAGCCATCCTGTAGCGGCAACATATATCCATACGCCGGCAGTATACGGGGCTGTCTTTTTATGCCTGTCAAACCTTCCTTTGAGCCCTGAATATACAGCTATTACAGCCAAAGGCAGGTTCACGACTGACAGAAACGTGTGTGACCAGAGTGTTGCAAGATACAATCCCCTGTAATTTCCTGCATACTTTGCATGAGGAAAAACGGATGTCCTTACAACGTACAGACCAACAAATATCAGTGCAAATAAAGAGGCAGAAAGCATCGCCCATTTATGTTTTTCCTTTTGGCGAAACTTTATAAGAATAACCCCGGACAGAATGCACATCCCGCTGATGCCGATTGTAACCAGAGAGCCATAGAGTAACAGTGAATATAGGTTCACCTGAAAATGCTCCTATTTACCCGTCATTCCCACGGAACCTGTCCCCGCAGGATTTAAGCGGGGAGTGGGTATCCAGAATCATGCCCAACAGTCTGGATTCCAGCTTTCGCGGGAATTACGTCTTTCATGACCCCTTGTGAACCCTGAGCTTGTCGAAGGGCTCATGACGGTTCATCCAAAAATCGCCGCAGTCATGTCAGCACTACCCAGCCCTACAGTCTCCACGACAGGACAAGGGCATCA from Nitrospirota bacterium includes the following:
- a CDS encoding DUF420 domain-containing protein, whose translation is MNLYSLLLYGSLVTIGISGMCILSGVILIKFRQKEKHKWAMLSASLFALIFVGLYVVRTSVFPHAKYAGNYRGLYLATLWSHTFLSVVNLPLAVIAVYSGLKGRFDRHKKTAPYTAGVWIYVAATGWLIYLFQL
- a CDS encoding endonuclease III; this translates as MKDSDIHDVIRILRKEVAKWEAPAVTRVAEKTRDPFKVLISCILSLRTRDTTTAEASRRLFSMADTPAMMLNLSVSEIEKAIYPAGFYRTKARNIIDICKTLKESYNSTVPDSIDELLKLKGVGRKTANLVVTIGYDKDGICVDTHVHRISNRWGYINTKSPDKSEEALRRKLPRRYWKIYNDLLVTFGQNLCRPVSPLCNQCSITKYCDSFPLKAGKGR
- a CDS encoding acetyl-CoA carboxylase carboxyltransferase subunit alpha, coding for MLRELLDFEKPLIEIEEKIEKLQSYVKGDDPRIHSEIEKLTKRSQLLLEKLYSNLTPWQKTLVARHPSRPTTIDYINAFISDFLELHGDRRYADDPAIIGGIGNLGQRPIVVIGHQKGTGTRDKIYRNFGMPNPEGYRKALRLMRLAEKFHKPIITFIDTPGAYPGIGAEERGQAEAIARNLFEMCRLKVPIIVSVIGEGGSGGALALGVGDRIMMLEHAIYSVISPEGCAAILWGDGTRAMEAAETLKLTAQNLRKLGVIDVIIKEPLGGAHRDAFIAAENLREAVIKALKEIETIPGDKLAAMRYEKFRKMGTFNEQ
- a CDS encoding zinc ribbon domain-containing protein, whose product is MAKTVGPQCQSCGMPIQDPKDFGTTASGVKNLDYCRFCYQLGKFTEPDLTLEQMIEKCTGIAATKRNMSPEKAMEIVSDYMPRLKRWYKKKTV